The genomic DNA GATATTTTAACAATTGTAATAAGTAAACGAACTCGCTTTACAATTGGGCAAATTTTCTTCGTCTTTGACGCGATTGTTCTTGCGCTTTCATTATATTATTTAAATTGGACAGAAATTGCTTTCACTATTCTTTCGATTGCTATACAGGCAAAAACATTGGATTTAATTTATTATCCAAAAGCAGAAAAAACAGCAGAAAAGCAACCAGTATCTGTTCCAATGCCAAAAAAACATGCAACAAATTAAAAAAGCGAAAGGCTTCGGCCTCTCGCTTTTTTTATGCTCTTTTTTCTTTCTCGACTATATGGCGCACTTGATAAAATCTATTAGCAAATTCAGTAACGTTTCTTGTTAAACGATAATTCACTGTAGACCCAATTGCTATCCCAATTACCGGAATACCTTGGAATAATTTACGACGAAGAGCATAAATCGAAAATGTTTTCAAAATTTGTTTTAATATAACTTCAGTAGAAGCTGGTTGTAACACCGCTTCATCTCCTTCATAGAAGAATGAATCTTCTTGCTCTAGCTCTTGCAATAAATTGTACCATGCGTATTGCTGAAGTCTTCCTGGTAGTAATGACGCATGAAATACCTTTAACGCAAGCATCATTTCATAAGGCTTGTTCACATCATGACCAAATGACGTTGCAATAAGTTGGACAGCCTTCACATTTAATGCGATCATAACCGGAAAATCAGCCGTTAATAATAATAAACCTCCAGCACCCGTTGCTCCGCCTTGCACGAATGAATATAGGCGATGACGTGCTGTTTGCTGCTCTGCTATGTATGTTAATTGATCAATAGATAATGCTTTCAAATCTTCTAGTTGCTCAATCGATTCATCAAATAATCTCGATGTTCCTAAAATACGATTACGCGCATCTAACTGTGATTGTGAACTTTGGATCAATGCATGCAAATGAAAGAGCCATCCATCTGCTTTCGTAAAAAAATCTTTTCGTTTTTTCTCAGGCAATTTTGCAATTGTATTATGTACCCATTTATCAAACATTTTTTGAAAATCAGTCGCCTCTTGCTCAACTAATTGCAATTCCCATTCTTTTATATTGTCTAAAATGGCTTGTTCTCGCTTCGATCGCATCGTAACAACCACCTCGTTCGATTTTTTTCTATTGTAACATATTTCCGCTTATTCTTTGCAAATTTGCTTGTCTATCTTCATTCACATACCATTTTTTAATGGCATAAAATATTAACAAAAAGGATGAGATGAATCACATGAATCTATCCAATATAAAAAAAGAATATAATGCCGTATTCAGCTTAGGACAAAACTGTTGGCCTGCTTGGGCGTTATATCAATTCGGATTATCACCATTTTTTGGCGTTATTGATTTTATGTTAAGCCCTTCATTAGAAAAAGTGAACTTATTATTACAAAATCGATTTGACCGTTTTTTACATTTCGAAAACTTATCCTTCATCTCATTTTGGGATGATGCTGCCAAATTAAGACTAAGGGACAACCTATATGAAATCGATTCCTGTCACGATTTTAAAACAGATGTAAACACACCAACTTCTTGGCCTTCTTATTCAGAAATCAAGCTAAATTATGAGCATCGAATTACTCGTTTTCTAACTACAATTGAAATAGAAAAATCCATATTGTTTATTCGGACTGGAGGAACATACGAAGAAGCACGATCTCTGGAACAAATTTTATCTCAACTAGTCAAACATAAATTCTCCGTCCTATTACTGATTCCTGCGGATGTAACAACTGTCACCCAAGAAGATTGGGGATTACAAAATATTTGCGTTATAAAATGCCCTATTATGGATGTATACCAATACAATGAAGGATTTTGGAATGACTTATTTGATGGGATCTCAATTAGACCGCACGCTTAAATACACGACACTTTTTATCAAGCAATACATTATAATCATCCTTATACAAAATAAATAAGGAGTGATTCTATATGTATCCACGTGCAAAAGCATTCGGTCTTGCCACACATCACGGTCGCCTTCTCGTACAAGAATATCATACAGGCGATGAAACGTATTACCGACCTCTTGGCGGCTCAATTGAACTTGGTGAACAATCAGCACATACCGTTATTCGTGAATTTAAAGAAGAGCTTCATACAGAAGTGGAAATCACCAATTATTTAGGCTGCTTAGAAAACATCTTTCAGCTAGATGAGGCAATTGGTCATGAAATCATTCAGCTATATTCTTTACGCTTATTAGACACATCACTATATGAAATGGAAAAAGTGAATATACAAGATGAACAAACAGTATCGTATGCGAAATGGATTCCCGTTACAGCATTCATTCAAAAAGAGAAAGCACTATATCCAAATGGAATTTTGAAATATCTCCAACAGAAAAAAGACGAAATCCTATAGGATCTCGTCTTTCTTTTCATATAGTATATTAACCAATATCTCCAAGACGTAGTACGTCACGAGCGATCATAACTTCTTCGTCAGTTGGAATTACGATAATTTTTACTGGAGAATGTGGGAAGCTGATAAATGCTTCTTCACCAAATACGTTATTACGTTTTACGTCGAAGTATACGCCCATGTACTCAAGGCCTTCTAATACGCGCTCACGAATAATTGCACTGTTTTCCCCTACACCAGCTGTGAAGATGATTGCGTCTACACCTTTCATACGAGCAGTGTAAGAACCGATGTATTTGTGGATACGGCTTACGAATACATCAAGTGCTACTTTCGCACGGTGGTCGCCTTCTTCTTCTTTCGCAATAATGTCACGTAGGTCACTAGAGTAACCAGTAAGACCTAACATACCACTCTTCTTGTTTAATACGTTAACTACTTCTTCTACTGTTTGGCCTGTTTTTTCCATGATGTATGGAATTAACGCAGGGTCAAGGTTACCAGAACGTGTACCCATTGTTACACCAGCAAGTGGAGTGAAGCCCATAGAAGTATCGATAGATTTACCGCCTTCTACTGCTGCGATACTTGCACCGTTACCTAAGTGACAAGAAAGTAAGCTTAAGCTTTCAAGTGGACGACCTAATAGTTCAGCCGCACGCTCAGTTACGTATTTATGAGAAGTTCCGTGGAAACCGTATTTACGGATGCCGAATTTTTCATAGTACTCATATGGTAAGCTGTATAGGAATGCAGATTCCGGCATTGTTTGGTGGAATGCTGTATCGAATACTGCTACTGCTGGTACGTTTGGTAATACTTCTTGGAATGCTTTAATACCAACAATGTTTGCTGGGTTATGAAGTGGTGCTAAATCGCTTAATTCTTCGATATCAGCTAATACTTCATCAGTAATTAAAACAGAGTCAGCAAATTTTTCGCCGCCGTGAACAACACGGTGACCGATACCGCCAATCTCGTCTAGAGATTTAACGATTCCGTTTTCAGTTAATTTTTTAAGAAGCATATTAACTGCTACTGCGTGATCTGGAATGTTTGTAATTTCTTTTTGTTTTTCGCCATCTACAGTAATAGTGAAGATACTATCTTCTAAACCGATACGTTCTACTAAACCTTTTGTTAATACTGTTTCACTTGGCATTTCAAATAATTGGAATTTTAAGGAAGAGCTTCCTGCGTTAATCGCGATGATTTTTGACATCTAGTCTTTCGCCCCTTTTTCTCTTGGTAGTTGTGTGGATGTTTCCACAAACCGCTCGATTTTATCTAATTAAATTTACTAAATATGAAAACGTTTCATCATTAGCAAATTTTATACTCACGATTTTAATTTAAACATCGTACGACATATATTTCAAGTGAAAAAATTGTAACACCAAGAAAAAAAATATATTACAGATTTCAAAAAAATTCAGTTAAATCTTGTATATATTTAAAAATATGACATATCATATAAAACTGTACTACATGAATTACTAACCCTGTTACATATACCCGGCCTTATTTATGCGTTGCAAACCAAGTATTTAATTGGTCCATAATGTCCTCCATCGCCTTCATGTTGGAGAATTTAGGTAACTCCACTAATAACGCCTGTTTTGGCATCGTTACACTAGGGCCTTTCTTTTGGAGAACAAATATACTTTTTGCATTTTTCTCGTTTTTAAACATGGAAACAGGTAGTTGCAATAGTCCTTGAATAAAACATGTTTCTTTAATAAATGCATGTAATTTTGGTGCTTGATCACTTTCAAAAATGAAGTTTGGTACTAAGAAGAATAAGTATCCGCCTTCTTTCGTATGTTTCACACTTTGTTCAATAAATAAGTGATGTGCATACGACATTCCTTCATCTGCTTTTAACTTATATTCACTTGCACCGATCTCATTTGGATAATAACCAATCGGTAAGTCTGAAATAACTGCATCAACTGGATCGATATAAAGTGGCGCTAGTCCATCTTGATGGAAGAATTCGATTGCATGCTTTTGTAAATTCGCATTTACTAAAGCAAGTTTAATTAGCACTTCATCCACTTCTACACCAAATCCACTCATTGTTAGTTCTTCTTTGGCGCTATTAAATACGGTAATCATTAAGTTACCTGTTCCAATTGCAGGATCTAAAACAGTGATTTCGTTTTTCCCTTGCATAAATTTATGGAATAAGTAGCTCATGAACATACCAACTGCATCAGGCGTCATTTCGTGATTCGCTTGTACGCCTTCTTTCATTCCTTTTAAAATGGCTAACTGAAATGCTTTACGAATTTCTTCACCTTTATATGTTTCTTCATTAAACGTACTATATTCACGATTCAGCCTTTCAATTGCTGATTCGGATAATTCCTCTTGTAAAATCGCTCCTTCAAACAAGTTATCCCCTGTTTCTACAAGCGCCTCTAAATATGTTACATCTAATTCTTTACGTAAAACTACCGCAGAAGAATCAAAAATAGAAAATAATGTTTCCACTGTCTGACTCACGTACATTCCTCCTTCTCTCTTTTACACATAACTTATATCATACCACAAAGTGATTTTTTCCAAAAAGAAAAAGCGACCTCCTGTCAAGAGCTCCCCTTTTAATTATATATGATATAACGTTTTTTCTCATATATTGGTACCATTACGCAGCAATATATGAGAAAAAACGACCTCTTTATAAGAGGTCATTTTCTTCACATTACTTCGCAGATTTTGCTGCTTCTAATGCTGCTTCATAGTTTGGATGGCTTGTACCTTCATTTACGTATTCTACGTAAACTACTTTGTCATTGCTATCTACTACGAATACTGCACGAGCAAGTAAACGAAGTTCTTTCATTACTAAGCCGTAAGCTTCACCGAATGAAAGGTCGCGGTGGTCAGAAAGTGTAACAACATTTTCTAAACCGTTTGCTGCACACCAGCGTTTTTGAGCGAATGGTAAATCAGCGCTAATTGTTAATACTTTTGCGTTTTCAATACCTGCTGCATCTTGGTTAAAACGACGTGTTTGTGCATCACACACACCTGTGTCGATTGAAGGTACAACACTAATTAATTTTACTTCGCCTTTGTATGTTTCTAAACTTACTGGAGATAAGTCATTTGCTAATACTTGGAAGTTTGGCGCTTGATCGCCAACTTTAACTTCTGTTCCAACTAAAGTCATTGGATTACCTTTAAAAGTTACGTTTGCCACTTGAGAATCCTCCCTTATTTAAACAAAATATGTACAATGTAAATGATAGTTTGTCCCTATCGATAATGCAAATAAAATCGCTTTATTTACAAAAAAATTAAAGAAGCTAATCTATTGATTAGCTTCTTTGTTCGTTAAATTTGAAATTCAGGATCGTCTTCTTTTCGTTTATCCATCATTTCCTTCACTTTATCAACAGCTTGTGGCGCTAATTCAATTATTTTATCGATGACATGTGTTTGCTTATCTAAATGCAACACTTTTACACCTTCTCCATTTATAACAAGAAAAGCAACAGGATTAATAGAAACTCCTCCACCGCTTCCCCCGCCAAATGGATGACGGCCTGAATGTTCTACTTTACCAAATTCACTTCCACCAGCAGCAAATCCGAAACTAACTTTCGAAACAGTAAGAATTACACTTCCATCTGCCGCTTTAATTGGGTCACCAACAATTGTATTTACATCAGTCATTTGTTTTAAATGCTGCATTGCAGTTGTCATTAAACCTTGAATTGGATGGTCCATTCTATATCCCCCCTATGCTTGAACAGATTTTTCTGTCGTACCAGATCTTTGTCTTCTCATAAACACGAGTAATTTCACCGCTGTTTTTATAGTACGGAATATACGAAAAGATGCTGTTAACTCACATCTTGATGCAAATCCTTTCCCTTGAAAAACAGGAGTAATTTCAAACTCTGGTACGTCGACAATATGCATATATTGTCCTACAACTCCAGCAGCCATTCCTTTTGTCCCCCATGCATATCCAGTGACAATTCCAGTACTAGCTGCGTCGCCTGCTCCAATTTGCGTATGCCATTTCCAACCATTGATTTTCACTCGTTTGAGAAAATCTTTAACAATAGTATGAACTTCTTGAAGCTTTTTTATCAGTTCCCCAATGCTATCAAGTTGTGCCATAATTTTATTATCTAGTCCGCCGTCCTCTTCAGCTTTTTCGATTTTTTGTCCTGTTTTCTTCTGCTGTTTTTCAATTCTTTCCAACACATCAAATGTATATCGAATCATCCATATTTTCACTTGAAGCAAACATTGCTTTTCCATTTCTGAATATAAAAATGTCACCTTAAGCTTTATTTTCGACAATAGTATAAACAAAATAAAAAGGAGAAGAATTATTATTCCAATTGCGAGCCACTTCATACGTATCATCCTTTCACTCCGTACCCATTATCGACAACTTTATTCATCATTAAACAGAGTTCCATAAGATTGAATATAAAAATTTTTCTAAAAATAAAAAGGTATTTTGACAATTTATATCGAAATATATTATTTGAACATATCATCGAGAACGGACTCTAATGATATGTAGCACGAAAAACAGAAAATTTAACTGCAGTGGAGGGATACATAATGGCAGATCGTCGCAATTTATTTTTCTTTTATGGTGATGACAAAGCAACGCTCGTTGAAAAAATGAAACCAATCTATCGTATTTTAGAAGAGAATGGATTTACCATATTAGATCATCCAAAAAATGCAAACGCTATCGTCAGTGTTGGAGATGATGCAACTTTCTTACAAGCCGTTCGTAAAACTGGTTTTAGAGAAGATTGTTTATACGCAGGGATTTCTACGAAAGATGAAATTTCGTTCTACTGCGATTTCCACCTTGATCACATTGATACAGCCCTTCAAGAAATTACAAAAAATGAAATTGAAGTGCGAAAATATCCAACAATTCAGGTAGATGTAGATCACGGTACATCTTTCCATTGTTTAAATGAGTTCTCATTACGTTCTAGCATTATTAAAACATTCGTTGTAGACGTTCACGTTGATGATTTATATTTCGAAACAT from Bacillus basilensis includes the following:
- a CDS encoding EcsC family protein, which produces MRSKREQAILDNIKEWELQLVEQEATDFQKMFDKWVHNTIAKLPEKKRKDFFTKADGWLFHLHALIQSSQSQLDARNRILGTSRLFDESIEQLEDLKALSIDQLTYIAEQQTARHRLYSFVQGGATGAGGLLLLTADFPVMIALNVKAVQLIATSFGHDVNKPYEMMLALKVFHASLLPGRLQQYAWYNLLQELEQEDSFFYEGDEAVLQPASTEVILKQILKTFSIYALRRKLFQGIPVIGIAIGSTVNYRLTRNVTEFANRFYQVRHIVEKEKRA
- a CDS encoding DUF1796 family putative cysteine peptidase — protein: MNLSNIKKEYNAVFSLGQNCWPAWALYQFGLSPFFGVIDFMLSPSLEKVNLLLQNRFDRFLHFENLSFISFWDDAAKLRLRDNLYEIDSCHDFKTDVNTPTSWPSYSEIKLNYEHRITRFLTTIEIEKSILFIRTGGTYEEARSLEQILSQLVKHKFSVLLLIPADVTTVTQEDWGLQNICVIKCPIMDVYQYNEGFWNDLFDGISIRPHA
- a CDS encoding NUDIX hydrolase gives rise to the protein MYPRAKAFGLATHHGRLLVQEYHTGDETYYRPLGGSIELGEQSAHTVIREFKEELHTEVEITNYLGCLENIFQLDEAIGHEIIQLYSLRLLDTSLYEMEKVNIQDEQTVSYAKWIPVTAFIQKEKALYPNGILKYLQQKKDEIL
- the ackA gene encoding acetate kinase translates to MSKIIAINAGSSSLKFQLFEMPSETVLTKGLVERIGLEDSIFTITVDGEKQKEITNIPDHAVAVNMLLKKLTENGIVKSLDEIGGIGHRVVHGGEKFADSVLITDEVLADIEELSDLAPLHNPANIVGIKAFQEVLPNVPAVAVFDTAFHQTMPESAFLYSLPYEYYEKFGIRKYGFHGTSHKYVTERAAELLGRPLESLSLLSCHLGNGASIAAVEGGKSIDTSMGFTPLAGVTMGTRSGNLDPALIPYIMEKTGQTVEEVVNVLNKKSGMLGLTGYSSDLRDIIAKEEEGDHRAKVALDVFVSRIHKYIGSYTARMKGVDAIIFTAGVGENSAIIRERVLEGLEYMGVYFDVKRNNVFGEEAFISFPHSPVKIIVIPTDEEVMIARDVLRLGDIG
- a CDS encoding class I SAM-dependent methyltransferase, with the translated sequence MSQTVETLFSIFDSSAVVLRKELDVTYLEALVETGDNLFEGAILQEELSESAIERLNREYSTFNEETYKGEEIRKAFQLAILKGMKEGVQANHEMTPDAVGMFMSYLFHKFMQGKNEITVLDPAIGTGNLMITVFNSAKEELTMSGFGVEVDEVLIKLALVNANLQKHAIEFFHQDGLAPLYIDPVDAVISDLPIGYYPNEIGASEYKLKADEGMSYAHHLFIEQSVKHTKEGGYLFFLVPNFIFESDQAPKLHAFIKETCFIQGLLQLPVSMFKNEKNAKSIFVLQKKGPSVTMPKQALLVELPKFSNMKAMEDIMDQLNTWFATHK
- the tpx gene encoding thiol peroxidase, translated to MANVTFKGNPMTLVGTEVKVGDQAPNFQVLANDLSPVSLETYKGEVKLISVVPSIDTGVCDAQTRRFNQDAAGIENAKVLTISADLPFAQKRWCAANGLENVVTLSDHRDLSFGEAYGLVMKELRLLARAVFVVDSNDKVVYVEYVNEGTSHPNYEAALEAAKSAK
- the ytfJ gene encoding GerW family sporulation protein, which gives rise to MDHPIQGLMTTAMQHLKQMTDVNTIVGDPIKAADGSVILTVSKVSFGFAAGGSEFGKVEHSGRHPFGGGSGGGVSINPVAFLVINGEGVKVLHLDKQTHVIDKIIELAPQAVDKVKEMMDKRKEDDPEFQI
- a CDS encoding DUF2953 domain-containing protein; translated protein: MIRMKWLAIGIIILLLFILFILLSKIKLKVTFLYSEMEKQCLLQVKIWMIRYTFDVLERIEKQQKKTGQKIEKAEEDGGLDNKIMAQLDSIGELIKKLQEVHTIVKDFLKRVKINGWKWHTQIGAGDAASTGIVTGYAWGTKGMAAGVVGQYMHIVDVPEFEITPVFQGKGFASRCELTASFRIFRTIKTAVKLLVFMRRQRSGTTEKSVQA
- a CDS encoding NAD kinase, which produces MADRRNLFFFYGDDKATLVEKMKPIYRILEENGFTILDHPKNANAIVSVGDDATFLQAVRKTGFREDCLYAGISTKDEISFYCDFHLDHIDTALQEITKNEIEVRKYPTIQVDVDHGTSFHCLNEFSLRSSIIKTFVVDVHVDDLYFETFRGDGLVVSTPTGSTAYNKSLHGAVVDPLIPCFQVSELASLNNNTYRTLGSPFILNHERTLTLKLRPDGNDYPVIGMDNEALSIKQVEKAVVRLSDKQIKTVKLKNNSFWEKVQRTFL